The genomic stretch AACACAAATCTTCTTTCTCATTATTTCCCTCCTTTGATGCTTCGTTTTCTTCGTTGTCCGTTTTTGAACAACTTTGATCATCTTCCGCAGTCGCCGGGTCGGCAGGCTTTTGTGAGTTTTCCATGTCATTTTGAAGTACAGATTGTTGTTCCTTGGAAAACAACTTGCCTTTGGAAGGGGAACAGCCCATGTTGGTGtcgttgataaaaaaaaaacaagtcaggaCCGAAGTCGGGAAGCGGAGAGCCAGTGGGTTAATCCCAAGGTACGTAAATATCGCTTTAGTTCGCCGGACAAGACCTTCCTACGTCATCCACAAAATTCATCCTTTGGTCATCCACTTTGCTTTTACATTCTCATAGCCAAAATTCCCATGCAAGACTTCCAAAAACTGAAGGAGCAGAAGACAGATTGAGGGTTTCTTGTGTCGTCTTCTTAATACACAGATGGTGCGTACGCACAAACAGGTCAGCGTCTGCAGGTAAGACTTTAAGCTCATCAGGTTAATCAGGTGGTGTGGTGTTCAGTACCATCCATTCTCGTAGGTTCGTAGGTAGGACCCGACTATTTTCAGTTCGGCTTgaaatttctaaataaggagCATTTTACCCAATTCTTGCCTTGTTTGCTTGTTGTAACCCCCCCGGAAATAAATGAAgatttctgtcttttttcaactctaaattgtctccTGGTTCATCTCATTCCTAAGCCCAGATGACTTATTTAAGTCACAGGACTGAAAGTAACAGAAGACAGTTTTTAGCCTACACCTGGGGTGTCCAGATGCACGGACCGCTTCCGTGTAGATATGCTCAAAAGttatatattaaacaaaaaactgtGATATAaagtaggttaaaaaaaatcgaGTTTTTAGTACCAACTtggctctttttttccccatttttgctgtttaaaagaaaaaaactattattcCTATTAAGTAATATTATGCTTTTATATCCATGAAATTTGTTTCTTTCGTCTTTTTTCCCctattacggagtcgccacagcagatcttcAATATACAATGTAATTTTTCgacaacctaatttttcaaaaatcatatttttttcctccgattacaaattttaaaaatatacaaatatatttgtttttattttccaattattttaacTCTCCATCTCATGTCTTACTTTGTTCTCATAACATAacttaattttacaaatatgacactttcattcattctttcttacATTACGACTTACACAATGAATGTGCTATtccttcatatttcaactttatgctactaaaaatacattcttttattacaacatatttgactttattcttgggccacatttggaaaaaaataattggagattttcagaagaaagttgtaaatttacaagaatgaagtaaaaaaaaattataagaaaaaaagtggtaaatgtacgagaaagaaatgatacatttacaagaaaaaaagtaaaagaataAAGGCGTAAAATGACATGTCTCTTCAGGATGGAAGGAAACTTCAGACAAACCATAaccttttatttataacgtggcagcaaaacagagcagcACAGAGTCTAGACCTTCTCACTTCACCTTCCTTACCCTGCCCGATTCACAagcccaaggccaaaggtcacatgactgtttttatgtacgactttattctcaaattttcttcaatattttttatgtggccctaatactcctaATTTGGTCACTACataatttttagaatgtgtcgcaggccaataaaataaaaaaagcccccgggccgcactttgtacacccctggtttaaagtaTGCCTGGTTGTATATTTCTATGGccttatactgtacatactgtaaagaAAGATGATTTAAAGACAATTTAGCAAGGTAAGAAatgtacatttattacattcaaCGATACAGGAAAATTGCACCCGCTCACCATGTGATCAAGCAACCATCGGACTAAACATCCAAAACCACGTAGAAAATCTGAACCGGCAAAGATGGAACACATTCACGTCTCTTCTGTGCAAGCTAACTCCTACGAGGAACATGTTTGAAACCCAGTAATATCCTGATGAAGTGAATGCAACAAGCCATAACGTCAGTGCGTCCCAGAAGTATCGAAGTCAAATATTACATTGGCCGACATTTCATTCTGGTAAAAAGCAAAAATTCCACTAGAGGCGCTAAAAGCaatttttatatcataattatcTTGTTGCTATGACAGCAACCAGCGTTTGCCACGGTTACAAAAACATCAAGTACagttatatattgttttttgtaaGGATCTAAGCAATTGGTGCAGCAACGAAGTAACTATGGCAACGGATTTATACTTGCATGATTGGAGCAATATTTTCTGTTTCACATGTAAGGGAATTATTGTGTCATTTTATTGATATCAATGTGTTGATATCAATTGTATTAATGCGTTCATTATAATTAATCATGTTTAGTGCTTTATGTTTTGATGAATCAAATCATTTTTTGGGTGAaatagggctgggcgatatggaccaaaactcatatcgaGATCGATATTAcgatatataaatattttcccataaactgaatttagacaacagtagacaatatcgatatatcgcccagccctaagTAAGATTAAAATATTCATGAAATTAATTCATTGCAGATCATAAGTAATttctcattttttaatttaacatatGACGAACATTCAACAATGATCTTGGGTAtagtgtgtggatgtgtatatatatatatatatatatatatatatatatatatatatatatatatatatatacacatatgtatacccacatatatacacatacatatacatacatacacacacacacacacatatatatatacatacatatatatatacacacacacatatatatatatatacacatatctacatacatatgtatatacacacacacatatatatatacatacacatatatatacacacacacacacacacacacatatatatatatatatatatatatatatatatatatatatatatatatatatatatatatatatatatatatatatacacatacatatatatccacatatacatacacacactataCCCAAGATCTTTATTGTGTAAAGGAAAATTCACATCATTCAATGAGCTTGAAAAACTTCAAGTAAAAGTATCAGTATCGACAATACTGGCCCTGAATTTACTTGGTGTGGGACGGACActttgcagtatcgcccaccctGTGAGAAGTACCAAAGCAAACCCAGTACTCTCTGTTGGCTTGAACCAGGTTTAAATTGGTGGTTTCCGCATACAAGGAGCTGTACAATGACTTTGAAATGTATAcaattatttcaaatttatcacacgattattttttttaaaaaaaggcaataaAGTACATCGAATGTGGCAACCGACATGTCATTCTAAAAAGCAACGTATATATTGGCACTAAGGTTTAACAGTACACAGGAGAACTTCACCAGTACCTCAAAGCCTTCACATTAATTATGAAATGAGCTCAAAAATATTGTTTACTGCAGCGTACggatatcataaaataaataacttcatcGCACCAGAAAATGGCAATTGGGAGTAtgacagaaaaatacaaatgacaGCTCGGAGTACTTCATGTCAAGCACGATGGAAGCTGTGaatgaagtagtagtagtagtagtagtagtagtgcagCACCTACATCGCTAGCACCGCTGTGCAACTTCCAAACAAAGCTTCTACTAATAAACAAAGCACACGTGATGATGAATTAATGAGATAtgtgcttttttgttgtttttgcattcTTCCTTGGAGAGTTACCCTGTGTTGGAATATGATGTCACGCCATTTATTATTTCCGTGACGCGGCGTCAACACCATCCAGATGAGGGCTGCAATATTCCGGAAAATATGTCAATCACAATTGACTGGCTTCAAATTCCCTGGGACGTTCAagaaacatgaataaataatgactgtattttaaaataatgcatgagtTAATGCATGATTAattgaatgtaatgtaatgaatcAATGTGTAAATAGATGTTAATCAATCAATCGTTGATTATTTGTTGCAGATGGATTAACAggaatttttttccctttttttttgcagccctGATCCAGATGAACACTTGACAAAATAGCCGTACGGAATTGTCGCTCAAACCGCAGAGCGTTGGCCTTCGCACACGTAGACGGCGCTGGGCTGGATGCGCCTCTTGGTGTTGCCCGGCAGCTGCGGAAGGAACTTGAAGTACTTTGGTATCAGATCCAAGCAGGCGTCGCGGAACTTTTTGATGCGCCAGTAGTAAATGAGCGGGTTGAGGGCCGACTTCAGGTAGCAGAGCCACAGCACCCACGTGCTGACTTGGAAAAAGCCGTCGGTGTGGTAGAAGCGGCGGTTGAAGGTGGATACCAGACTGTAGGCGGTGAAGGGCGCCCAGCACACCGTGAACACGGagaagaggatgaggatggtggCGAAGGCACGGGTCTTGAAACTCACGTCTATGTTGATCTGGAAGGGCTTCTGCAGGCTCAGCAGGCCCAGCTTGCTGGCCTGGCTCAGGCACATGCCGTCCGGGTGGGAGTGGATGCGGGCCGTGTTGTGGCGGATGGTGTTCAGAATCCCCATGAACGTGTACAACATGACCATGAAGGGGATGAAGAAGAAGACCAGCATTAATATCAACACGTAGGTGTGGTACCCGGGTTCGGTGCTGTAGCCGAAAACACACTGAGGCGCCCTGGGGGGGCTCTGTAGGCGAGGGGACCCCACAGCGAGAGGGAAGGAGAAAAGGAATGCGAGCCCCCAAGTGACCACGATGAGCATCTTGGCTCTCTGCGGACTCAGCTTATCCTGCTTCTGGACGATAATAAGGAAGCGATCGATGCTGATGATCAGCAGGATGGCCACGCCTTCCATCACGAAGAACCAAAAGAGCATGGCGGACACGCGACAGAAAACCTCCCCAAAAACCCAGCTGGTGCTCATGACGGCCACCAGCGTGAACGGCATGTTAAGGACGGCGAGCATCATGTCCGCAAAGGCCAGGCTTGCCAGCAGCAGGTTAATGGCCGAGCGCATGGCGGATCTCTGGTAGACCATCAGACAAACCACCATGTTCCCCAGCAATGCCAGCAACAAAATAGCAACCATGACGAAGCAGAAGAAGACCCGCAGGGAGAGACTGATGCCGGTAACGCTCTCCGGGGGCACGGCGGTCGGCTTGGCGTGATTGGGAGGCGCCTGGAAGCCCAGAGAATTGTTCGCCATGAGGACGTTCTCTCTGAGCGTGGTGGAAAATTTCAAGTGACCCATAATGAGACGGCAGAGACCGGCGTGGATGTTTCCTGCCGGTGGAGTGGGAGCAGCAGAGGTGTGAAGCCTTCCCCGGTGGGGGTGGGCATCGTCAGTGAGCACATGATGCTGGAGTGGCGACAATTCCGCGCTTGAGACCCCACCGTCCCGTCTTCATTGTTGCCCTgctgtaaacacacaaaaacattcctGTTTCATTCGATCCCGCatgtttttcaaaagacaatcTCTTCAGGAGACGATTTTGAcagatctttcaaggcacacacatCATTGTGTTCTCTAAAAGAAAGAAATgttcacactaaaaagatgctttgatgataatagattgtccttgaacttaagtaaaactaaaatgctgtttgctaacagcagaaaggacacgtaccagcaaatacaaatagacggtgtagacattgaaagggtgaaggaaaatacatttctggggatcacaatagatgaaaatatgagctggaaacctcatattacaaatatacatatatatatattatatatatacatatatacatatatacatatatatatatatatatatatacatatacatacatatacatatatatatatatatatatatatatatatatatatatatatatatatacatatacatacatacatatatatatatatatatatatatatatatatatatatatatatatatatatatatatatatatatatacatatacatacatatatatatatatatatatacatatacatatatatatatatatatatatatacatatacatatacatatatatatatatatatacacatatatatatatatatacacatatatacatatatatatatatatatatatacatatatatatatatatatacatacatatatatatacatatatatatatatatatatatatatatacatacatatatatatacatatatatatatatatatatatatatatatatatatatatacatatacacacacatatatatatatatatatatatatatatatatatatatatatatatatatatatatatatatatataaggtggccagaaatatttcaatattgaacaaagctaaatttgttctcaatcagaaatcactccacactctttattgctctctggttctaccatatcttacttattgtgtggaaatatgggctaataactataaaagcaatcttcactcgctaaatgtaccgcaaaaaaggtcagtaaggataattcataatgccgcctacagagaacatactaaccccttatttctaaaatcacaaatacttcaacttgctgatatagttcatcttcaaacagctaaaataatgcataaggctaaaaataagcaattagctaaaaatgtcacccaatacttctctacaagagaggagaaatatgatctcagggaagaagtacatttgaaacacttctatgctaggactacgttatgctagccatagcatttcagtatgtggaatcaaactatggaatggattgagtaaagaAATCAATCATTAGATgctcatattaataataataaaaaaaaaccttaaactgtattatggaaagcaggaagtgaacaaatgtaacagttactgattgtaaaagtaccagatggaggggtaggatttaataagctttgcttcttcctactccttttggacatgtggaactgggaactgattatgggatgcactcaattgtaatctgatgcatgttcaaatgaaataaaaccattatcatttagtaatcaacagtagaacatagATAAGTTTCAGGCAAATATCAGTTACAACTAAAAAAAGGgggcagctttttgtgaaaagataaatttcaagcataactttgacacaaatatgttttgcttttctgACAGCTCAAACATCTAAATAAccgccgtgggtggaatacatgaaaacaaagcgtttttgcgggaagcacaaaatccaaagaaatacagctgaataggtgcggattctggaagaactagaaagcttcctgtgctacaaagggctgaaaatttagcataataggtccctttttaaataaaataaaaaacagttaaGCCCCTCATTAGCTTTGGGCTAATTTTCCCCTCAATTTCTTCAAAATGGCTCTTATTTGTTGCCAGGATGCAGACTAGCACCTTTGTATTTTCCCGTCGGACTGTGTATATTTTTGCCACTCAACCTGTCACAATCGTGACATGAATTAAGAAGATGACATCATTATTCACGTCATTATCCAACAATGTACACAGTCAAAGTCACATgtataaatcacatttttggcCATTACATTgtcattgtaataaataaatatgaatatcaaATTGATTTTTTACGGGATGTTTTCCAGGCAACCTGGCAACAAAGAGGGCTGATGCTCAACATGCAAGGTcatatataaatgaaaaagcTGCCCACTGACCTGATTTATGCTCCCATGTCGAAGCACAGGAAAACGCCGAATCTCAGCAGCCCATCCCGCATCTTCTTCGCTAGCAACACCGCAGTCAGTTGCTAAGCAAACAAGGCGCCCGATATTTCATCCCCGAAACCTTCTTCCGTGGCAGAGGCGGAACTTGTAACAAAAGTGTTCAAGTTGGTAATACTAAACATACACAGCGATTCATAAAAAGCGTCTTTACAGTCACCGCAGGCCTCCTCGGATCGACTATTAAAGATGCTACCGGAAGGGGGTGCTGTCTTCTTCTTTGGCATAAATGGCGGTTGGCAAAGCAGCTACTAGGTGTGTCTAGCGCCACCTACTGGACTGGAGTTATTTCTTTCTGTCACACACGACATGTGGAAGgaatgcaagggccactttgacatTTTGGAATATGCTAAGAACTTatacatatttagattttttttgttttttatatgtttatattgtcTACTTATAATCTTCCTAAATCTTATTATTCCAAGATA from Doryrhamphus excisus isolate RoL2022-K1 chromosome 1, RoL_Dexc_1.0, whole genome shotgun sequence encodes the following:
- the gpr63 gene encoding probable G-protein coupled receptor 63 gives rise to the protein MGHLKFSTTLRENVLMANNSLGFQAPPNHAKPTAVPPESVTGISLSLRVFFCFVMVAILLLALLGNMVVCLMVYQRSAMRSAINLLLASLAFADMMLAVLNMPFTLVAVMSTSWVFGEVFCRVSAMLFWFFVMEGVAILLIISIDRFLIIVQKQDKLSPQRAKMLIVVTWGLAFLFSFPLAVGSPRLQSPPRAPQCVFGYSTEPGYHTYVLILMLVFFFIPFMVMLYTFMGILNTIRHNTARIHSHPDGMCLSQASKLGLLSLQKPFQINIDVSFKTRAFATILILFSVFTVCWAPFTAYSLVSTFNRRFYHTDGFFQVSTWVLWLCYLKSALNPLIYYWRIKKFRDACLDLIPKYFKFLPQLPGNTKRRIQPSAVYVCEGQRSAV